AGCATCAGGATCGCAGGCGGGTTGTTCAGTGCGCGAATGCGCGGGATCGCCTCCAGCCCGTTCACGCCGGGCATGGAGATATCCAGCAACACCACTTCGCACGGTGTGTGGCGCAGGGTGTCGAGCAGTTGCTCGCCGTTACCGGCCTCCCCCGCCACTTGCATGTCCTTGGCCAGGCCGATCAACTGCTTGATGCCTTCACGCACAATGGTGTGGTCTTCAGCCACCAGCACTCGAATCACGATCGCTCTCCTACTCCAACGGAATGGCCACGCTCAGGCTGGTGCCCTCACCCGGCTCACTGTTCAACGCCATGCTGCCGCCCAGCATCAGTACCCTTTCACGCACACCCACCAGGCCAAACGACGTTGGCCTGGGCTGATCGCGGCAAAACCCCACGCCATCATCACTGACCGTCATGCGCAGTTGCCCGCCCTCGCGCACCAGTTCGATCTCCACGCTGTGCGCCTGGGCGTGGCGCATCACGTTGGTCAGCGCCTCCTGCAAAATGCGGAACAGCCCGGTGGCCTTGGCATCACTCAATGCTGGCAGATTATCAGGCACCTGCACCAGGCAAGGGATTTGCGTACGCGCCTCAAAACGCCGCGCCTGCCACTCGATGGCCGAGGCAATGCCAGCATCGAGAATCGGCGGGCGCAAGGCTGTGGCTACGTCGCGCACCAACTGGAACAGCTGGGCAATCAGGCGTTTCATGCTGGTCAGCCGCTCATTCAGCCCCGGGTCCAGTTCGGCGAAGGCCAGCTCGCACATCGACACTTCAAGCTTGAGCACGGTCAGCATTTGCCCGAGCTCATCATGTACTTCCCGGGCAATGCGGGCTTTTTCCTCTTCGCGCACGCTCTCCAGGTGGGCGGACAGTTCCCGTAGCTGCTCCTGGGAGTTGGCCAACGCCAACTCCGCCCGTTTGCCTTGGGTGATGTCCCAGACCACACCGTCCCAAGCCACTCGGCCATTGGCCAGCAGCCTTGCACTGGCCTTGATGTCGGCCCAGCGCTCGCCGCCGTCTCGCGTCAGGATGCGACCTTGCCAGGACCAGTCCTGATCGTGGGCAATGGCCAGGTCTTGCACTTGGTGATAGTCCGCCCGGTCGTCCGGGTGCACGAGGTTGCGCAGCCCCATTTGCGGGTGCTGGATTTGTGCCGGGGTGTAACCGACCAACGCCTCGCTGCCTTCACTGATGTAAGGAAACTCCAGCGCGCCTTCAGCCGGCGCGGGTTCAAGGCGAAACACCAGCCCCGGCACATTGCCCGCAATGCCCTTGAGGCGCGCCTCACTCTCGCGCAATGCGGCCAGGGCGCGATGGCGCTCTGTGACATCGGCGATGTAGACCACCAGATACTCGGCATCCCGAAAACGTAAAAAACTCAGCGACAACTCCACTGGCAACAGCGTGCCGTCGGCGCACAAGCATTGCGTTTCGAACTGGCGCACGCCCTCCCCGGCCCGCGCCGCTTTCCAGATTTGCAGCCAGCGATCCATGCTCAGGTTCGGCTCGAAGTCGATCAGTGGGCGCTCGAGCAGTTCAGCATCGGCGTAGCCAAGCATGCGCTCCGCAGCATGGTTGGCATAGCGCACGTGGCTATCCCAGTTCACCCACAGAATGCCCACGGTGCTCTGGTCGATGGCGAATTGGCTCAGGCGCAATGCTTCTTCGCGGGATTGACGCTGGGCCAGGTTTTCCCGGGTGGCCAGAAAGCTGCGCTCCAGTTGCCGTTGCTGACGGCGCTGCCACACCAAAGTGGCCAATGCACACAGCAGCAACAGGCCGAACAGCAAGGCCAGGTTCTGCCAGAAACCCGGGGACTCGCTCAGGCGTGGGTACTTGGGCTGCAGCCAACGCTGGTGCATCTGCTCCAGCTCCTTGGCCGGCATGGCTTGAAGCCCACGCTCCAGCACATCGGCCAACACCGGCCAGTCCCGCCTCGACCCCACCCGCAGCAACTGTGGCAAGCCGATATCACCCACCACCGCCAACTCACCGAACTCGCTTTCGCGAGACAGGCGGCTGAGCTGAGCCTCGTCGATCACCGCGTAACTGGCCTGGCCGCCGACCACCAGCTGCAATGCTGCCCGCTCGTTGGGCACGCCCTGCAGGTTAAGGTTGCTGTAATTGCCACGCAGATAGTCGGCCAGCACGCTGGGCATGCGCACCGCCACGCGGTAGTCGCGGTCGAGCTTTTCCAGCTCCACTGCCATGGCGCCGGTGCGCGGCCCCACCACCAGTTGCGGCACCCGCATGTATGGGTCGCTGAACAACCACAAACGCAAGCTGGCCGGGGTTTGCGTAAGCCCCGGCGCAAAGTCGATTTCGCCCGCCTGCAAAGCATGTTCAAGGCTGGCCTGGTCGGTGAAGTTACGCCAGGTGAGGTCAAGCTTGAGCGCCTGGCCCAGCCAGTTCACCAACTCGACGTTAGCCCCATACAGTTGCTGCAAGCGGCGATCGAATTGGGCGTAAGGCGCTTGCAGCACCAAACCGACGCGCAAGCTGCGGTGAGCGTCCAGCCACTGCTGCTGGGCCGGGTCGAGGGTGACCGAAGGCGCGGCATCCGACTTGGCCACAGCCATCAAGGGGAACCACAAGCAGCCGATAACCAACAGGCGCCGCAATCGCTTCATCTAAACGCTCGTCTTGGCAAGGGCGGCCATGCAGCATGGCCGTCACGGGCAAATACCATTACGCTGCCGGTATCATTCTGGCCTTGGATTGATTCATGTCCACACTTTATCGCACGACGCTGGCAATGTGCTGCCTGGCCTCGCTACTCCCCCTTGGCACCCAGGCCGCCGATGCCGAAAAACCAGAGGCTGCTGCCGAGGCACCTGCCGCTCCTGCACCTCGCCCACCCCTGCTGGAGCGCAGCCAGGAAGATGCCCAAGCCCTTGAACGGCTGGTGCCCAAGGCTGAGCAACAAACCCTGCAGGCCGGCAACGAGAGCTTCCTGGCCCTGTGGAAACCGGCCAACGACAGTGACCCGCAAGGCGCGGTGGTGATCGTACCCGGGGCCGGTGAAACAGCAGACTGGCCTAACGCGGTGGGCCCGTTGCGGCGCAAGTTCCCCGATGTTGGCTGGCACAGCCTGAGTGTGAGCCTGCCCGACCTGCTGGCCGACAGCCCACAAGCGCGAGTCGACGCCAAACCTGCTGAAGAGCCGGCCAAGGAAAAGGGCGAGAGCGCACCGGCCAAAGATACCCCGGCCGATGCCAATGCCAACGTCGCCCAAGCCACCGCGGCCGACGCCGATGCGGCAGAAAGCACCGACGCCGTTCAAGCCAGTGAGCAGAAAGATGAAGCCGACGCCGAGCGTATTTTTGCCCGCCTTGATGCTGCAGTGGCCTACGCCCAGCAGCACAATTCCCGCAGCATCGTGCTGATAGGCCATGGCAGCGGTGCTTACTGGGCAGCGCGGTACATGAGCGAAAAGCAGCCGCCCCAAGTACAGAAGCTGGTGATGGTCGCCGCGCAGACGCCGGCGCGGGTGGAGCATGACCTGGAAAGCTTGGCCCCGACGCTCAAGGTGCCCACCGCAGACCTTTATTACGTGACGCGTGCAGCAGACCGCAATGCTGCCCAACAGCGCCTGCAGGCCAGTAAGCGGTTGAAGGACAGCCAGTACAAACAGTTGTCGCTGATGGCTATCGCGGGCAACAAGGATGCAGAGCAGGAGCAGTTGTTCCGCCGCGTGCGAGGGTGGATGAGTCCGCAGGAGTGATTGCCCGCGAAGGGGGCCCTCAAAACCCCCGACGCTTGCGAATCAGCGCATAGGCTTGATGCAGCTCGCGGGTTCGCTCGGTTGCCTCGCGCACCTGTGCTTCAGTAGCGCCGCTGCCCGCCAGTTTGTCTGGGTGATGCCGGCTGACCAGCCGACGATACGCCTGCTTGATCTGGTCACTCTCGGTATCCGCCTCTACCGCCAACAGCCGCATTGCCGCCACATAGGTCATGGCCCCGCCGCTTGGTGGCATCTTGCGCGGCTCATACTCCCCCGAAATCGCCTGCACCTGGCGCGCGCTCATGCCGAGTTTGCGCCCCCAATCCAGCAGCAACGCCCTTTCGTGATGGCCTGCCTTGCCATCAGCCCAGGCCATGCGCCAGCAGGCACGCAAAGTCCCCTCAGCCGCATTGGGCTGTTCACGGATGCGATGCAGGTGACGGGTGAGCCGGTCTTTACCCGCCTTGCCTCGATTGAACGCGGCAATGGCCCGCAACCGTGCCGCCTCGGCCATGTCCAGCCTGACCATTTCCTGGCGGGCCTGCTGGATGTGTTGCTCCGCCACCCGCCCGTCGCTTTTTGCCAGGCGGCCAAGCAACACAAACAGCAACTCGTCGTCGCGCATCGCCGGGCGGCCGCCCAGCCGTTCGCGCATGTCCTCCCAGCCACGCACCCGCAAGCGTCGGTCCATGGCCTGGCCCAGCAGCCCACCGAGCAGCGCACCCGGTATGCTGGCCACAACAAAACCTGCACCCAAGCCGATCAGCGTGCCTGGCCACCACATGTCAGGGGCGCTCGCCAATCAAACGTTCAACTTCGGCAAGCCGCTCAAGGGTGCCGACATCGACCCAGCGCCCGTGATAGTGCTCGCCGCTCACCTTGCCGTCTGCCATGGCCTGGCGCAAAAGCGGTGCCAGCTTGAAGGCGCCGGCCTTGCAGCCTTCAAACAGTGCCGGGTGCAGCACGGAAATGCCACTGAAGGTCAATGTGCCAGCTGCCTCATCACCATCTACCACCTGAGCGCCCTGCAGGCGGAAATCGCCGCGCCCGTGATGGCCAGGGTTATCCACAAGCACCAGATGCGCCAGCCCCTGCAGCGGCTTACGCAGTTGATTGAAGTTGTAGTCAGTCCAGACATCGCCATTGACCAGCAGGAACGGCCCATCACCCAGCATAGGCAGCGCCTTGAAGATGCCACCTCCCGTTTCCAGCGGTTCGCCTTCCGGCGAGTAGCGAATGCTCAGGCCGAACCGGCTGCCATCGCCCAGATGCGCCTCGATCTGCTCGCCCAACCAAGCGTGGTTGATCACCACGTCGGTAACGCCCGCAGCGGCCAAGGCGCGCAGGTGGTACTCGATCAGCGGCTGGCCGGCGACCGGCACCAGCGGCTTGGGCGTGTGCAAGGTCAGCGGGCGCATGCGCTCGCCCTTCCCTGCCGCCAGGATCATTGCTTTCATGCACGGGCTCCGGCCTTGAGTTCGGCAATCAGCTCACCCAACTCGACCAACTCAGGACGACGGCTGATCACTTCATCTATATAGGCGAAGAAACGCGGTACGTCTGTGAGGTAACGGGGTTTGCCATCACGATGGCAGATGCGCGCGAAGATGCCGATCACCTTCAGGTGGCGTTGCACACCCATCAGGTCGCTGGCACGCTGGAACGCTTCGAACGAAGGTTGCACCGGAATACCGGCAGCCTGCGCCTTCTCCCAATAGCTATTGAGCCAACCTTCAACCCGCGCTTGTGGCCAGCTCAGGAATGCATCCTTGAACAGGCAGGTGATGTCATAGGTGACCGGGCCGTATACTGCATCCTGGAAATCCAGCACCCCGGGGTTGGGTTCGCTTTCCATCAAATTGCGCGGCATATAGTCGCGATGAACCAGCACTTTGGGTTGCGCCAGCGCGCTGTCGATCAGCAATTGGCTGACGCGCTGCCAGGTCGCCTTTTGGGTATCGCTGAAGGCCAGGCCCAGTTCACGGCCAACGTACCACTCGGGGAACAGCTCCACTTCACGGCGCAGCAGAGCATCGTCATAGCTTGGCAATGGCGCGTCCATCGGCAGGCGCTGGAACTTCAGCAAGGCCTCGATGGCGTCGTCGAACAGGGCATCGGCGTTATCGGCGTTGATGATGTCCAGGTAGGTCTGGCGCCCCAGGTCGCCCAGCAGCAGGAAGCCGCGCTCAAGGTCCTGGGCGTGGATTTGCGGTACGTGCACGCCCGCGCTGGCCAACAAATGATCAATGGCGACGAACGGTCGGCAGTTTTCCTGGGGCGGTGGCGCATCCATGATCACGAATGTGTGCCCGGCGCCCTCCCAACGAAAGTAGCGGCGGAAGCTGGCGTCGCTGCTGGCGGCGGTCAGGCTGCCGTCAGCGGCATTGATATTGAAAAGTTCAGTGAGCTGCTCTTTGAGCCAGACAGTCAGTTGTTGCAGGCGTACATCATGTTCAGGCATTACAAGGGTCTCCGACGGCCCTAGCCGTCAAGCGGGTCATGCTTTATTATCCAGCATCTTTTTCAGACCATCGAGAGGCGTGCGGCCCCACACGCGGGCAGATGGCACGCAGGAAGCCCGGACTAATAAGATGGCATTGAAATCCCCCGCGTTTCGTAGAAAGTTTCCGTTGCTGGTAACCGGCGGTCTGCTGGCCCTGCAACCATTGGCCACATCGTACGTGGTGGCAGCCGAGCAGTTCGACTGCCAAGTGTCCGCCTCCGGTGGTTGGGACTGCAAGCCCAAAACCCCAGCCAACAACCTGCCGCCTCGCCCTGTGCACGACGGCGCCGCGCTCACGTCCGGTTCCGAAGCCCCTGCGGCCGAAGCCGAGAGCGCTGACAAGCCCATGCTCGTTACCGAGAGCAAGGGCCGTGGCCTGAAGTCGCGCAGCGAAGACTACAGCCACCTGGACTGGGTCCCACGCGAAAAGCTCACTGCAGCCCAACTGGCCGAAACCGGCCCGTACTGCGGCGGCGCGTACGTCGAACCTACCCGCCCGGGCATGGCCGACACCACGCCGAAGGACGAGTCGCCGACCTACATCAACGCCAAGGTCTCCAAGTACCAGCAGGAGCAGCAGATCGCTACCCTGGCTGGCGACGTGGTCATGCGCCAGGGCAGCATGCAGGTGGAGGCCGACGAGGCCAACCTGTATCAGGCCGAGAACCGTGGCGAGCTCAAAGGCAACGTCAAGATCCGCGACAATGGCTCGCTGGTGGTCGGTGACGAGGCGCAAATTCAGCTCGACACCGGTGAAGCCCAGGTCGACAACGCTGAATATGTGATGCACAAGTCGCACATTCGCGGCAATGCCCTGTACGCCAAGCGTGGTGAAAACGCCATCATCCGCCTCAAGGACGGTACGTACACCACCTGCGAACCGGGCAGCAACGCCTGGCAGCTGAAGGGCAACAACATCACCCTGAACCCGGCCACCGGCTTTGGTACAGCGACCAACGTCACCCTGCGGGTCAAGGATATCCCGGTGTTTTACACACCGTACATCTACTTCCCGATCGACGACCGTCGCCAGTCCGGCTTCCTGCCGCCGTCGTTCAGCAGCACCAGCGACACCGGCTTCATGCTGGTCACGCCGTACTACTTCAACCTGGCGCCCAACTATGACGCCACGTTGTACCCGCGCTACATGACCAAGCGCGGCCTGCTGATGGAAGGCGAATTCCGCTACCTGACCAAGTCCAGCGAAGGGCAGTTCGGCGGCGCGTACCTGAACGACAAGAACGACGACCGCAAAGACCAGACTGACTACGAAAAGCAGCGCTGGATGATCAACTGGCAGCACAAAGGTGGCCTGGACGAGCGCCTGATGACCGAGGTTGATTACACCGACATCAGCGACCCGTTCTACTTCCAGGACCTGGAAACAGACCAGATTGGCGTCAAGAGCCATGACGTGGTCAACCAGCAGGGTGCCCTGACCTGGCGTGGCGACAGCTACACCGCCCGCCTGAATGCGCAAGCGTACGAGATGGCGACCCTGTCGCAGATCACCCCGTACAACAAGCTGCCTCAGCTCACGCTGGATGGCATGCTGCCGTACCACCCGGGTGGTTTCGACTTCAGCTACCAGACCGAAGCCGTGCGCTTTGATCGGGACCTGAAAGACGGCACGGTATTCAACGAGGATGGCGAGCTGGACACCACCGCAGGTGCGGATGGCCGCCGGCTTGACCAGAACATAAGCGGCATTGCTCGCGCCAACGGCAACCGCCTGAACTTTGCCCCGGCAATCAGCTTGCCAATGCAGGCCAGCTACGGTTATGTCACGCCGAAGCTGAAGTACATGTACACCAGCTACGACCTGGACCTTGACAGTCAAGGCAAGCAACAAGCCTTGGCGCAATCGTCGCAAGCCGGATACGGCAGCTATAACAGCTCCATCAATCGCGACGTACCTATTTTCAGTGTCGACAGCGGCCTGTACTTCGACCGCAATACCTCGCTGTTCGGCACCAACTACCGCCAGACCCTCGAACCGCGCCTGTTCTACCTCTACGTGCCGTATGAGGACCAGAAGGACATCCCGCTGTTCGACACCAGCGAAACCCTGTTCAACTTCGACTCGCTGTTCCGCGACAACCGCTTCAGCGGCACCGATCGCATCGGCGACGAGAACAAGCTGTCGCTGGGCGTGACCACCCGCTACATCGAAGACAACGGCTTCGAACGCCAGAACTTCAGCATCGGTCAGGCCTACTACTTCAAGGACCGCAAAGTCCAGCTGCCGGGTATCGACTACCGCGAACGCGATGACGCGCAATCCGACGTATCGCCATACGCCTTGGTGTACAACTACTACTTCAACCGCGACTGGCGCTTCAATTCGGACTTCAACTGGGACCCGGACAGCCGCAGCACCCGCTCGGGCAGCGCGATGTTCCACTACCAGCCGGAAGACAACCCGAACAAGGTGGTCAACCTCGGTTATCGCTACCGCAACGACACCATCGCCTTCGACTCCACCACCGGTACCTGGAAGGTGGGCGGCGGCGACTATGGCACGCCGGGCGACCCGAACTACATCAAGGATTACTACAAGATCCAGCAGCACGACTTCTCGGTCATCTGGCCGATCGTGCCGCAATGGAGCGTCATCGCACGCTGGCAGCATGACTACAACCGCAACCGCACCCTGGAAGCCATGGGCGGTTTCGAGTATGACAACTGCTGCTGGAAGCTGCGCCTGATCAACCGTTACTGGATCGATTACGACGACTTCAGCCAGGCCACGCCACAGAACGAAAAAGGCGACCATGGCATCTTCCTGCAGATCGTGCTTAAAGGTCTCGGTGGTGTAGTCGGCAACAAGGTCGAATCTTTCCTCGACCAAGGCATTCAAGGTTACCGTGAACGTGAAGACCAAGCTTATTGATCGTCTGCGCCCAGTGTTGCTGGGTGCTGCATTGCTGAGTGGCGCGGTGCATGCCGCGGTACAACCTCTGGACCGTGTGGTGGCCATCGTCGACAACGACGTGGTCATGCAAAGCCAACTGGACCAGCGCGTCCACGAGGTACAGCAAACCATCGCCAAACGTGGTGGCGGCGTGCCGCCAACCGGCGCCCTGGAACAACAGGTGCTCGAGCGCCTGATCGTCGAGAACCTGCAATTGCAGATCGGCGAGCGTTCCGGCATCCGTATCACCGACGAAGAGCTGAACCAGGCCATCGGCACCATTGCCCAGCGCAATGGCATGTCGCTGGAGCAGTTCCGTGCGGCACTGGCCCACGACGGCCTGTCGTTCGATGACGCCCGCGAGCAGGTCAAGCGCGAGATGATCATCAGCCGCGTACGCCAGCGCCGCGTGGCCGAGCGCATCCAGGTGTCCGAGCAGGAAGTGAAGAACTTCCTGGCCTCGGACATGGGCAAGATGCAGATGTCGGAAGAGTACCGCCTGGCCAACATCCTGATCCCGACCCCGGAAGCCGCCAACTCGGACGATATCCAGAAGGCTGCACGCAAGGTTGGCGATGTGTACCAACAGCTGCGCAGCGGCGCCGACTTCGGCCAGATGGCGATTGCCAACTCGGCCAGCGAAAACGCCCTGGAAGGCGGTGAGATGGGCTGGCGTAAAGCCGCCCAGCTGCCGCCGGAGTTCGCCAAACTGCTCAGCAGCATGGAAACCGGCAGCATCACCCAGCCACTGCGCATCCCTAGCGGCTTCATCATCATCAAGCTCGAAGAGAAGCGCGGCGGCAGCGAGAACGTGCTGCGTGACGAAGTGCATGTACGCCACATTCTGATCAAGCCAAGCGAAATTCGCAGCGACGCCGCCACCGAGCAGCTTGCTGACCGCCTCTACGACCGCATCCAGAACGGTGAAGACTTCGCCGAACTGGCCAAGAGCTTCTCGGAAGACCCGGGCTCCGCGCTCAACGGCGGCGACCTCAACTGGGTTGACCCGAACAGCCTGGTGCCTGAGTTCCGCGAGCAGATGGCCAACGCCCAGCAAGGTGTGGTGACCAAGCCGTTCAAGACCCAGTACGGCTGGCATGTGCTGGAAGTGCTGGGCCGTCGCGCCACCGACAGCACCGAGCAAGCGCGCGAGCAACAAGCCATGAACGTGCTGCGCAACCGCAAGTACGACGAAGAGCTGCAGACCTGGCTGCGCCAGATCCGCGACGAAGCCTACGTTGAAATCAAGCTGCCTGGCGCTGACCAGGCCGCACAGTGAAGCCCCTGCGCTTCGCCGTCACCCCCGGCGAACCAGCCGGCATAGGCCCCGACCTGTGCCTGCTGCTCGCCGCCGACGCCCAGCCCCACCCCCTGATCGCCATCACCAGCCGTGACCTGCTCGCCGAGCGGGCCACGCAGCTGGGGCTGGCTGTCAGCCTCGTGCCGGTTACGCCAGAGCAATGGCCCGACCAACCAGCCCCAGCCGGTAGCCTGTATGTCTGGGATACCCCGCTGGCCGCACCGGTGGTGCCAGGTGAGCTGAACAAGGCCAATGCCGCCTTCGTGCTACAAACCCTGACCCGCGCCGGGCAAGGCTGCCTTGACGGGCATTTTGCCGGCATGATCACCGCCCCGGTACACAAGGGCGTGATCAACGAAAGCGGCATCGCCTTCTCCGGCCATACCGAGTTCCTGGCTGAACTGACCCAAACGGCACAAGTGGTGATGATGCTGGCCACCCGTGGCCTGCGCGTGGCCCTGGTGACCACGCACCTGCCATTGCGGGACATCGCCGACGCCATCACTGCCGAACGTGTGGAGCGGGTCACCCGCATTCTGCATGCCGACATGCGTGACAAGTTTGGCATCGCCAACCCGCGCATCCTGGTTTGCGGCCTCAACCCGCACGCCGGGGAAGGCGGCCATCTGGGCCGCGAAGAAATCGACATCATCGAGCCGACGCTGCAACGCTTGCGCGCCGAAGGCATGGACCTGCGTGGCCCACTGCCGGCCGATACCCTGTTTACCCCCAAATATCTGGAGCACTGCGACGCAGTGCTGGCGATGTACCACGACCAAGGCCTGCCCGTACTCAAATACAAAGGCTTTGGCGCAGCGGTCAACGTGACATTGGGCCTGCCGATCATCCGCACCTCGGTTGACCACGGCACCGCCCTGGACCTTGCCGGCACCGGCAAGGTCGACACTGGCAGCCTGCGCGTCGCCCTTGAAACTGCCTACCAGATGGCCGAGACCCGACCATGAACGAGCAATACCAACACCGGGCGCGCAAACGCTTTGGCCAGAACTTCCTGCACGACGCGGGCATCATCGACCGCATCCTGCGCGCCATTCACGCCAAGCCAGGCGAGCACCTGCTGGAAATCGGCCCGGGCCAGGGCGCCCTGACCGAAGGCCTGCTGGGCAGCGGTGCGCAGCTGGACGTTGTGGAGCTGGACAAGGACCTGGTGCCGATCCTGCAACACAAGTTTGCAGGCCGCGACAACTTCCGCCTGCACCAGGGCGACGCCCTGAAGTTCGACTTCAACCAATTGGGCGTTCCGCCGCGCAGCCTGAAGGTGGTTGGCAACCTGCCCTACAACATTTCCACCCCGCTGATTTTCCACCTGCTCAGCCACGCCAACCTGATCCGCGACATGCACTTCATGCTGCAAAAGGAAGTGGTCGAGCGCATGGCGGCTGGCCCGGGTGGCGGCGACTGGGGCCGCCTGTCGATCATGGTGCAGTACCACTGCCGGGTCGAACACCTGTTCAACGTTGGCCCAGGCGCGTTCAACCCGCCGCCGAAAGTGGACTCGGCCATTGTGCGCCTGGTACCGCACGAGGTGCTGCCGCACCCGGCCAAAGATGCGCGGTTGCTGGAGCAAGTGGTACGTGAAGCGTTCAATCAGCGCCGCAAGACACTGCGCAATACCATGAAAGGCTTGCT
The genomic region above belongs to Pseudomonas sp. PSKL.D1 and contains:
- a CDS encoding alpha/beta hydrolase family protein, whose product is MSTLYRTTLAMCCLASLLPLGTQAADAEKPEAAAEAPAAPAPRPPLLERSQEDAQALERLVPKAEQQTLQAGNESFLALWKPANDSDPQGAVVIVPGAGETADWPNAVGPLRRKFPDVGWHSLSVSLPDLLADSPQARVDAKPAEEPAKEKGESAPAKDTPADANANVAQATAADADAAESTDAVQASEQKDEADAERIFARLDAAVAYAQQHNSRSIVLIGHGSGAYWAARYMSEKQPPQVQKLVMVAAQTPARVEHDLESLAPTLKVPTADLYYVTRAADRNAAQQRLQASKRLKDSQYKQLSLMAIAGNKDAEQEQLFRRVRGWMSPQE
- a CDS encoding PAS domain-containing sensor histidine kinase; protein product: MKRLRRLLVIGCLWFPLMAVAKSDAAPSVTLDPAQQQWLDAHRSLRVGLVLQAPYAQFDRRLQQLYGANVELVNWLGQALKLDLTWRNFTDQASLEHALQAGEIDFAPGLTQTPASLRLWLFSDPYMRVPQLVVGPRTGAMAVELEKLDRDYRVAVRMPSVLADYLRGNYSNLNLQGVPNERAALQLVVGGQASYAVIDEAQLSRLSRESEFGELAVVGDIGLPQLLRVGSRRDWPVLADVLERGLQAMPAKELEQMHQRWLQPKYPRLSESPGFWQNLALLFGLLLLCALATLVWQRRQQRQLERSFLATRENLAQRQSREEALRLSQFAIDQSTVGILWVNWDSHVRYANHAAERMLGYADAELLERPLIDFEPNLSMDRWLQIWKAARAGEGVRQFETQCLCADGTLLPVELSLSFLRFRDAEYLVVYIADVTERHRALAALRESEARLKGIAGNVPGLVFRLEPAPAEGALEFPYISEGSEALVGYTPAQIQHPQMGLRNLVHPDDRADYHQVQDLAIAHDQDWSWQGRILTRDGGERWADIKASARLLANGRVAWDGVVWDITQGKRAELALANSQEQLRELSAHLESVREEEKARIAREVHDELGQMLTVLKLEVSMCELAFAELDPGLNERLTSMKRLIAQLFQLVRDVATALRPPILDAGIASAIEWQARRFEARTQIPCLVQVPDNLPALSDAKATGLFRILQEALTNVMRHAQAHSVEIELVREGGQLRMTVSDDGVGFCRDQPRPTSFGLVGVRERVLMLGGSMALNSEPGEGTSLSVAIPLE
- a CDS encoding aminoglycoside phosphotransferase family protein encodes the protein MPEHDVRLQQLTVWLKEQLTELFNINAADGSLTAASSDASFRRYFRWEGAGHTFVIMDAPPPQENCRPFVAIDHLLASAGVHVPQIHAQDLERGFLLLGDLGRQTYLDIINADNADALFDDAIEALLKFQRLPMDAPLPSYDDALLRREVELFPEWYVGRELGLAFSDTQKATWQRVSQLLIDSALAQPKVLVHRDYMPRNLMESEPNPGVLDFQDAVYGPVTYDITCLFKDAFLSWPQARVEGWLNSYWEKAQAAGIPVQPSFEAFQRASDLMGVQRHLKVIGIFARICHRDGKPRYLTDVPRFFAYIDEVISRRPELVELGELIAELKAGARA
- a CDS encoding TerB family tellurite resistance protein, with the protein product MWWPGTLIGLGAGFVVASIPGALLGGLLGQAMDRRLRVRGWEDMRERLGGRPAMRDDELLFVLLGRLAKSDGRVAEQHIQQARQEMVRLDMAEAARLRAIAAFNRGKAGKDRLTRHLHRIREQPNAAEGTLRACWRMAWADGKAGHHERALLLDWGRKLGMSARQVQAISGEYEPRKMPPSGGAMTYVAAMRLLAVEADTESDQIKQAYRRLVSRHHPDKLAGSGATEAQVREATERTRELHQAYALIRKRRGF
- the murU gene encoding N-acetylmuramate alpha-1-phosphate uridylyltransferase MurU, with amino-acid sequence MKAMILAAGKGERMRPLTLHTPKPLVPVAGQPLIEYHLRALAAAGVTDVVINHAWLGEQIEAHLGDGSRFGLSIRYSPEGEPLETGGGIFKALPMLGDGPFLLVNGDVWTDYNFNQLRKPLQGLAHLVLVDNPGHHGRGDFRLQGAQVVDGDEAAGTLTFSGISVLHPALFEGCKAGAFKLAPLLRQAMADGKVSGEHYHGRWVDVGTLERLAEVERLIGERP
- a CDS encoding LPS-assembly protein LptD; translation: MALKSPAFRRKFPLLVTGGLLALQPLATSYVVAAEQFDCQVSASGGWDCKPKTPANNLPPRPVHDGAALTSGSEAPAAEAESADKPMLVTESKGRGLKSRSEDYSHLDWVPREKLTAAQLAETGPYCGGAYVEPTRPGMADTTPKDESPTYINAKVSKYQQEQQIATLAGDVVMRQGSMQVEADEANLYQAENRGELKGNVKIRDNGSLVVGDEAQIQLDTGEAQVDNAEYVMHKSHIRGNALYAKRGENAIIRLKDGTYTTCEPGSNAWQLKGNNITLNPATGFGTATNVTLRVKDIPVFYTPYIYFPIDDRRQSGFLPPSFSSTSDTGFMLVTPYYFNLAPNYDATLYPRYMTKRGLLMEGEFRYLTKSSEGQFGGAYLNDKNDDRKDQTDYEKQRWMINWQHKGGLDERLMTEVDYTDISDPFYFQDLETDQIGVKSHDVVNQQGALTWRGDSYTARLNAQAYEMATLSQITPYNKLPQLTLDGMLPYHPGGFDFSYQTEAVRFDRDLKDGTVFNEDGELDTTAGADGRRLDQNISGIARANGNRLNFAPAISLPMQASYGYVTPKLKYMYTSYDLDLDSQGKQQALAQSSQAGYGSYNSSINRDVPIFSVDSGLYFDRNTSLFGTNYRQTLEPRLFYLYVPYEDQKDIPLFDTSETLFNFDSLFRDNRFSGTDRIGDENKLSLGVTTRYIEDNGFERQNFSIGQAYYFKDRKVQLPGIDYRERDDAQSDVSPYALVYNYYFNRDWRFNSDFNWDPDSRSTRSGSAMFHYQPEDNPNKVVNLGYRYRNDTIAFDSTTGTWKVGGGDYGTPGDPNYIKDYYKIQQHDFSVIWPIVPQWSVIARWQHDYNRNRTLEAMGGFEYDNCCWKLRLINRYWIDYDDFSQATPQNEKGDHGIFLQIVLKGLGGVVGNKVESFLDQGIQGYREREDQAY
- the surA gene encoding peptidylprolyl isomerase SurA is translated as MNVKTKLIDRLRPVLLGAALLSGAVHAAVQPLDRVVAIVDNDVVMQSQLDQRVHEVQQTIAKRGGGVPPTGALEQQVLERLIVENLQLQIGERSGIRITDEELNQAIGTIAQRNGMSLEQFRAALAHDGLSFDDAREQVKREMIISRVRQRRVAERIQVSEQEVKNFLASDMGKMQMSEEYRLANILIPTPEAANSDDIQKAARKVGDVYQQLRSGADFGQMAIANSASENALEGGEMGWRKAAQLPPEFAKLLSSMETGSITQPLRIPSGFIIIKLEEKRGGSENVLRDEVHVRHILIKPSEIRSDAATEQLADRLYDRIQNGEDFAELAKSFSEDPGSALNGGDLNWVDPNSLVPEFREQMANAQQGVVTKPFKTQYGWHVLEVLGRRATDSTEQAREQQAMNVLRNRKYDEELQTWLRQIRDEAYVEIKLPGADQAAQ